One window of Burkholderia vietnamiensis LMG 10929 genomic DNA carries:
- the greA gene encoding transcription elongation factor GreA, protein MSTIPLTKRGAEQLRDELQRLKSVERPAVINAIAEARAQGDLSENAEYDAAKEKQGFIEGRIAEIESKLSAAQVIDPTVLDAEGRVVFASTVELEDLESGDTVKYQIVGDDEADIDHGLISVSSPIARALIGKSEGDVAAVQAPGGVREYEIISVSYI, encoded by the coding sequence ATGAGCACCATTCCGTTGACAAAGCGTGGCGCAGAGCAACTGCGCGATGAATTGCAGCGCCTCAAGTCCGTCGAGCGGCCGGCCGTGATCAACGCGATCGCCGAGGCCCGCGCACAGGGCGATCTGTCCGAAAACGCCGAATACGACGCCGCGAAGGAAAAGCAGGGCTTCATCGAGGGCCGCATCGCGGAAATCGAATCGAAGCTGTCCGCCGCGCAGGTCATCGATCCCACCGTGCTCGACGCCGAAGGCCGCGTGGTGTTTGCGTCGACCGTCGAACTCGAGGATCTCGAGTCGGGCGACACCGTCAAGTACCAGATCGTCGGCGACGACGAAGCCGACATCGATCACGGCCTGATTTCGGTCAGCTCGCCGATCGCACGTGCGCTGATCGGCAAGAGCGAAGGCGACGTCGCGGCCGTGCAGGCGCCGGGCGGCGTGCGCGAATACGAGATCATCTCGGTCAGTTACATCTGA
- a CDS encoding RlmE family RNA methyltransferase, whose amino-acid sequence MAKNRFNQHWLHDHINDPYVKMAQREGYRARAAYKLKEIDEQDKLIRPGQVIVDLGAAPGSWSQYARNKLAQGKQRDAQREGGIDGTIIALDLLPMEPIADVHFLQGDFREDDVLHQLEGVLEGRPVDLVISDMAPNLSGVASADAARIEHICDLALEFAQNHLKPEGALLVKCFHGSGYSQIVEKFKQQFKVVAPRKPKASRDKSSETFILGRQLKHPR is encoded by the coding sequence ATGGCAAAAAACCGCTTTAACCAGCACTGGCTGCACGATCACATCAACGACCCGTACGTCAAAATGGCGCAGCGGGAGGGCTATCGCGCGCGCGCGGCGTACAAGCTCAAGGAAATCGACGAGCAGGACAAGCTGATCCGTCCGGGTCAGGTGATCGTCGATCTCGGCGCCGCGCCCGGCAGCTGGAGCCAGTACGCGCGCAACAAGCTCGCGCAGGGCAAGCAGCGCGACGCGCAGCGCGAAGGCGGCATCGACGGCACGATCATCGCGCTCGACCTCCTGCCGATGGAGCCCATCGCCGACGTGCACTTCCTGCAGGGCGACTTCCGCGAGGACGACGTGCTGCATCAGCTCGAAGGCGTGCTCGAAGGTCGGCCGGTGGATCTTGTTATTTCCGACATGGCCCCCAACCTGTCCGGAGTGGCGTCGGCAGACGCCGCGCGCATCGAGCACATCTGCGATCTGGCGCTCGAGTTCGCGCAGAATCACCTGAAGCCGGAGGGCGCGCTGCTCGTGAAGTGTTTCCACGGCAGCGGCTACAGCCAGATCGTCGAAAAGTTCAAACAGCAGTTTAAGGTCGTCGCACCACGCAAACCCAAGGCGTCTCGCGACAAATCGTCCGAAACGTTCATTTTGGGTCGGCAGCTCAAGCATCCGCGGTGA
- the pstC gene encoding phosphate ABC transporter permease PstC — MSDTSYTSFRSPDAAQQRAPGRLGDVLFGGLAWLAAIVTLLLLGGIIVSLIFASLPTIEKFGFGFLWQSEWDPNSDVFGALVPIYGTIVTSIIALVIAVPVSFGIALFLTELSPVWLRRPLGIAIELLAAIPSIVYGMWGLLIFAPIFAEYFQKPIGRLFKDVWVLGPLTSGPPIGIGILAAGVILAIMIIPYIASVMRDVFEVTPVLLKESAYGIGCTTWEVMWKVVLPYTKTGVIGGVMLGLGRALGETMAVTFVIGNTNLLDSVSLFAPGNSITSALANEFAEAQPGLHTSALMELGLILFVITFIVLSISKLLLLRLEKGEGKK; from the coding sequence ATGTCTGACACTTCCTACACGTCCTTCCGGTCCCCCGATGCCGCGCAGCAACGCGCGCCCGGCCGCCTCGGAGACGTTCTGTTCGGCGGCCTCGCATGGCTTGCCGCGATCGTGACCCTGCTGCTGCTGGGCGGGATCATCGTTTCCCTGATCTTTGCGTCGCTGCCGACCATCGAGAAGTTCGGCTTCGGCTTTTTGTGGCAATCCGAGTGGGATCCGAACTCGGATGTGTTCGGCGCCCTCGTGCCCATCTACGGCACGATCGTGACGTCGATCATCGCCCTCGTCATCGCGGTGCCGGTCAGCTTCGGCATCGCGCTGTTCCTCACCGAGCTGTCGCCCGTGTGGCTGCGCCGCCCGCTCGGCATCGCGATCGAGCTGCTCGCCGCGATCCCGTCGATCGTCTACGGGATGTGGGGCCTGCTCATATTCGCGCCGATCTTCGCGGAATACTTCCAGAAGCCGATCGGCCGCCTGTTCAAGGACGTGTGGGTGCTCGGCCCGCTGACGTCCGGCCCGCCGATCGGGATCGGCATCCTCGCGGCCGGCGTGATCCTCGCGATCATGATCATCCCGTACATCGCGTCGGTGATGCGCGACGTGTTCGAAGTCACGCCCGTGCTGCTGAAGGAATCGGCCTACGGGATCGGCTGCACGACCTGGGAAGTGATGTGGAAGGTCGTGCTGCCCTATACGAAGACCGGCGTGATCGGCGGCGTGATGCTCGGCCTCGGCCGCGCGCTCGGCGAAACGATGGCCGTGACCTTCGTGATCGGCAACACGAACCTGCTCGACAGCGTGTCGCTGTTCGCGCCGGGCAACAGCATCACGTCCGCGCTCGCGAACGAATTCGCGGAAGCGCAACCGGGCCTGCATACGTCCGCGCTGATGGAACTCGGGCTGATCCTGTTCGTGATCACGTTCATCGTGCTGTCCATCTCCAAACTGCTGCTGCTTCGTCTCGAGAAGGGAGAGGGCAAGAAATGA
- a CDS encoding DUF4149 domain-containing protein: protein MPHRVFRLLSAVWVGSLLTIGYAVAPVLFRTLERMTAGSVAAQLFRIEAILGVVCGVLLLALSNQQVRRGSGDYRRVRWIVAAMIACVLIGYFALQPFMNALRVAAMDAGTDIANSPYASRFGMLHGVSSLFYLVESVLGLMLIWRLPARDA from the coding sequence ATGCCGCATCGCGTGTTCCGTTTGCTGTCGGCCGTATGGGTCGGCAGCCTGCTGACGATCGGGTATGCGGTCGCACCCGTGCTGTTCAGGACGCTGGAGCGGATGACGGCCGGTTCGGTCGCCGCCCAGCTGTTTCGTATCGAGGCGATTCTCGGTGTCGTGTGCGGCGTGTTGCTGCTCGCGCTGTCGAACCAGCAGGTGCGGCGCGGCAGCGGCGATTATCGGCGCGTGCGCTGGATCGTCGCCGCGATGATCGCGTGCGTGCTGATCGGCTATTTTGCGCTGCAGCCGTTCATGAATGCGCTGCGGGTGGCCGCGATGGATGCGGGCACCGATATCGCGAACTCGCCGTACGCGAGCCGCTTCGGGATGCTGCACGGCGTCTCGAGCCTGTTCTATCTGGTCGAGAGCGTGCTGGGGCTGATGCTGATCTGGCGTTTGCCGGCGCGGGACGCGTAA
- the folP gene encoding dihydropteroate synthase, with product MWLHTGPFCIHQRIPPVSESAVSVSAPAPLQCGRFSLTFERPLVMGILNATPDSFSDGGRFLARDDALRQAERMVADGVDLIDIGGESTRPGAPPVPLDEELARVIPLVEALRPLDVPLSIDTYKPAVMRAALAAGADLINDIWGFRQPGAIDAVRDGNCGLCAMHMLGEPQTMQVGEPDYDDVVVDVHDFLAARAQALRDAGIAPQRICVDPGFGFGKAVIDDNYALLAALPDTAPLRPDGRAYPILAGMSRKSMLGAVIGGKPPLERVAASVAAAVCAVARGAAIVRVHDVAATVDALKVWNAVREAARQR from the coding sequence GTGTGGCTTCACACCGGCCCGTTTTGCATTCATCAACGCATCCCTCCCGTGTCCGAATCTGCAGTCAGCGTATCCGCTCCCGCGCCGCTCCAGTGCGGCCGCTTCTCGCTCACCTTCGAGCGCCCGCTCGTGATGGGCATCCTCAACGCCACACCCGATTCGTTTTCCGACGGCGGCCGCTTCCTCGCGCGCGACGATGCGTTGCGCCAGGCCGAGCGGATGGTTGCCGACGGCGTCGATCTGATCGACATCGGCGGCGAATCGACGCGCCCCGGCGCGCCGCCCGTGCCGCTCGACGAGGAGCTCGCGCGCGTGATCCCGCTCGTCGAAGCGTTGCGCCCGCTCGACGTGCCGCTGTCGATCGACACGTACAAACCGGCGGTGATGCGCGCGGCGCTCGCGGCCGGCGCCGACCTGATCAACGACATCTGGGGGTTCCGACAGCCGGGCGCGATCGATGCGGTGCGCGACGGCAACTGCGGGTTGTGCGCGATGCACATGCTCGGCGAGCCGCAGACCATGCAGGTGGGCGAGCCGGACTACGACGACGTCGTCGTCGACGTGCACGACTTTCTCGCCGCGCGCGCGCAGGCGCTGCGCGATGCGGGCATCGCGCCGCAGCGGATCTGCGTCGACCCGGGCTTCGGCTTCGGCAAGGCGGTGATCGACGACAACTACGCGCTGCTGGCCGCGTTGCCCGACACGGCGCCGCTGCGGCCCGACGGGCGCGCCTATCCGATCCTCGCGGGCATGTCGCGCAAGTCGATGCTCGGCGCGGTGATCGGCGGCAAGCCGCCGCTCGAGCGCGTCGCGGCGAGCGTGGCGGCGGCCGTGTGCGCGGTCGCACGCGGCGCCGCGATCGTGCGCGTGCACGACGTGGCCGCGACGGTCGATGCATTGAAAGTTTGGAACGCCGTGCGCGAAGCCGCGCGGCAACGATAA
- the pstA gene encoding phosphate ABC transporter permease PstA, with the protein MSQPIMNFPGPDGAVLEAMRSRLQRKRKAVNAIALTASLGAMAFGLLWLVWILYTTVHLGIGGLSLQLFTESTPAPNTTGGGLANAIVGSLLLCGFGTLVGTPIGILAGVYLAEYGQKNLLASTIRFINDILLSAPSIVIGLFVYAIVVAKSGRFSGWAGVIALALLQIPIVIRTTENMLKLVPNALREAAVALGTPKWRMVMKITLRASVGGIVTGVLLAVARIAGETAPLLFTALSNQFFSWDMSQPMANLPVTIYKFAMSPFAEWQSLAWAGVFLITLGVLGLNILARSIFSKK; encoded by the coding sequence ATGAGTCAGCCCATCATGAATTTCCCCGGCCCGGACGGCGCCGTGCTGGAAGCGATGCGCAGCCGCCTGCAGCGCAAGCGCAAGGCGGTCAACGCGATCGCGCTGACCGCGTCGCTCGGCGCGATGGCGTTCGGCCTGCTGTGGCTCGTGTGGATTCTGTACACGACGGTGCACCTCGGTATCGGCGGCCTGTCGCTGCAACTGTTCACCGAATCGACGCCGGCGCCGAACACGACCGGCGGCGGTCTCGCCAACGCGATCGTCGGCAGCCTGCTGCTGTGCGGCTTCGGTACGCTGGTCGGCACGCCGATCGGCATCCTCGCGGGCGTCTATCTCGCCGAATACGGCCAGAAGAACCTGCTCGCGAGCACGATCCGCTTCATCAACGACATCCTGCTGTCGGCGCCGTCGATCGTGATCGGCCTGTTCGTGTATGCGATCGTCGTCGCGAAGTCCGGGCGCTTCTCGGGCTGGGCCGGCGTGATCGCGCTCGCGCTGCTGCAGATTCCGATCGTGATCCGCACGACCGAGAACATGCTGAAGCTGGTGCCGAACGCGCTGCGCGAAGCAGCGGTCGCGCTCGGCACGCCGAAGTGGCGCATGGTGATGAAGATCACGCTGCGCGCCTCGGTGGGCGGGATCGTGACCGGCGTGCTGCTGGCAGTCGCGCGGATCGCCGGCGAAACCGCGCCGCTGCTGTTCACCGCGCTGTCGAACCAGTTCTTCTCGTGGGACATGAGCCAGCCGATGGCCAACCTGCCCGTCACGATCTACAAGTTCGCGATGAGCCCGTTCGCGGAATGGCAATCGCTCGCGTGGGCGGGCGTGTTCCTGATTACGCTCGGTGTGCTCGGACTCAATATCCTGGCACGCTCGATCTTCTCGAAAAAGTAA
- the glmM gene encoding phosphoglucosamine mutase, which produces MGRRYFGTDGIRGTVGDTPITPDFVLRLGYAAGKVLAGAADGATGARPTVLIGKDTRVSGYMLEAALEAGFSAAGVDVMLAGPMPTPGVAYLTRALRLSAGVVISASHNPYQDNGIKFFSADGNKLPDETEAEIEAWLDKPLECASSDRLGKARRLDDAAGRYIEFCKSTFPAAYDLRGLKLVIDCAHGAAYQIAPHVFHELGADVIPIGVAPNGFNINDGVGATAPDALVRAVRANHADLGIALDGDADRLQVVDSSGRLFNGDELLYVLVKDRIATAGKVEGAVGTLMTNLAVEVALQREGVEFVRAAVGDRYVLEQLRERGWQLGAEGSGHILSLDRHSTGDGIVSALLVLAALKRSGRTLAQMLDGVTLFPQKLINVRMKPGADWKGSASIRAAIDAAESALAGHGRVLIRASGTEPVLRVMVEAQQAADATRHAEAIADAVREATS; this is translated from the coding sequence ATGGGACGTCGATATTTCGGCACGGACGGCATTCGCGGGACGGTCGGCGATACGCCGATCACGCCCGATTTCGTGTTGCGTCTCGGCTATGCCGCGGGCAAGGTGCTGGCCGGCGCCGCGGACGGCGCGACGGGCGCGCGACCGACGGTGCTGATCGGCAAGGACACGCGCGTGTCGGGCTACATGCTCGAGGCGGCGCTCGAGGCCGGCTTCTCGGCGGCGGGCGTCGACGTGATGCTGGCCGGCCCGATGCCGACGCCGGGTGTCGCATATCTGACACGCGCGCTGCGGCTGTCGGCCGGCGTCGTGATCAGCGCCTCGCACAACCCGTATCAGGACAACGGCATCAAGTTCTTCTCGGCCGACGGCAACAAGCTGCCCGACGAAACCGAGGCCGAGATCGAAGCGTGGCTCGACAAGCCGCTCGAATGCGCATCGTCGGACCGGCTCGGCAAGGCGCGCCGGCTCGACGACGCGGCCGGCCGCTACATCGAGTTCTGCAAGAGCACGTTCCCGGCCGCCTACGACCTGCGCGGGCTGAAGCTCGTGATCGACTGCGCGCACGGCGCCGCCTACCAGATCGCGCCGCACGTGTTCCACGAACTCGGCGCGGACGTGATCCCGATCGGCGTCGCACCGAACGGCTTCAACATCAACGACGGCGTCGGCGCGACGGCGCCCGACGCGCTGGTGCGCGCGGTGCGCGCGAACCATGCCGATCTCGGCATCGCGCTCGACGGCGATGCGGACCGCCTGCAGGTCGTCGATTCGAGCGGCCGGCTGTTCAACGGCGACGAGCTGCTCTACGTGCTCGTGAAGGACCGCATCGCGACGGCCGGCAAGGTCGAGGGCGCGGTCGGCACGCTGATGACGAACCTCGCGGTCGAGGTCGCGCTGCAGCGCGAAGGCGTCGAATTCGTGCGGGCGGCGGTCGGCGACCGCTATGTGCTCGAACAGCTGCGCGAGCGCGGCTGGCAGCTCGGCGCCGAAGGCTCCGGCCACATCCTGTCGCTCGACCGTCATTCGACCGGCGACGGCATCGTGTCGGCGCTGCTGGTGCTGGCCGCGCTCAAGCGCAGCGGCCGCACGCTCGCGCAGATGCTCGACGGCGTCACGCTGTTCCCGCAGAAGCTGATCAACGTGCGGATGAAGCCGGGCGCCGACTGGAAGGGCAGCGCATCGATTCGCGCCGCGATCGACGCGGCCGAGAGCGCACTGGCGGGCCATGGCCGCGTGCTGATCCGCGCCTCGGGTACCGAGCCGGTGCTGCGCGTGATGGTCGAGGCGCAGCAGGCGGCCGACGCGACGCGCCACGCGGAAGCGATCGCGGACGCCGTGCGCGAAGCGACGAGCTGA
- the pstS gene encoding phosphate ABC transporter substrate-binding protein PstS produces the protein MKLMQTAIAGLAGALFAVAAHAADITGAGSTFAMPIYTKWAADYQQSGGAKVNYQGIGSSGGLKQIIAKTVDFAGSDAPLKDEDLAKDGLFQFPTVVGGVVPVVNVPGVKAGELTLSGPVLGDIYLGKIKKWNDPAIAALNPKVKLPDTDIAVVRRADGSGTSFIWTNYLSKVNDEWKSKIGEGTTVNWPTGTGGKGNDGVAAFVQRLPGAIGYVEWAYAKKNNMIYTALKNSTGTVVEPKTETFKAAAAGANWSKSFYQILTNQPGKEAWPVVGATFVLLHAKQDKPEQGAETLKFFSWAFKNGEKAADSLDYISLPPAVEAEIRKQWKTKVTDAAGKPVATE, from the coding sequence ATGAAATTGATGCAAACCGCGATTGCTGGCCTGGCTGGCGCACTTTTCGCAGTTGCTGCGCACGCTGCCGACATCACGGGCGCAGGCAGCACGTTCGCTATGCCGATCTATACGAAATGGGCTGCCGACTACCAGCAGTCGGGCGGCGCGAAGGTGAACTACCAAGGTATCGGCTCGTCGGGCGGCCTGAAGCAGATCATCGCGAAGACGGTCGATTTTGCCGGCTCGGACGCTCCGCTGAAGGATGAAGACCTCGCGAAGGACGGCCTGTTCCAGTTCCCGACGGTGGTCGGCGGCGTGGTGCCGGTCGTCAACGTGCCGGGCGTGAAGGCCGGCGAACTGACGCTGTCGGGCCCGGTGCTCGGCGACATCTACCTCGGCAAGATCAAGAAGTGGAACGACCCGGCGATCGCCGCGCTGAACCCGAAGGTCAAGCTGCCGGATACGGACATCGCGGTCGTGCGCCGCGCCGACGGCTCGGGCACGAGCTTCATCTGGACGAACTACCTGTCGAAGGTCAACGACGAGTGGAAGTCGAAGATCGGCGAAGGCACGACGGTCAACTGGCCGACGGGCACGGGCGGCAAGGGTAACGACGGCGTCGCGGCGTTCGTGCAGCGCCTGCCGGGCGCGATCGGCTACGTCGAATGGGCGTACGCGAAGAAGAACAACATGATCTACACGGCCCTGAAGAACTCGACGGGCACGGTGGTCGAGCCGAAGACGGAAACGTTCAAGGCCGCTGCAGCCGGCGCGAACTGGTCGAAGTCGTTCTACCAGATCCTGACGAACCAGCCGGGCAAGGAAGCATGGCCGGTCGTCGGCGCGACGTTCGTGCTGCTGCACGCGAAGCAGGACAAGCCGGAGCAGGGCGCCGAAACGCTGAAGTTCTTCAGCTGGGCGTTCAAGAACGGCGAGAAGGCAGCGGACAGCCTCGACTACATCTCGCTGCCGCCGGCAGTCGAAGCGGAAATCCGCAAGCAGTGGAAGACCAAGGTGACGGACGCAGCGGGCAAGCCGGTCGCCACCGAGTAA
- the ftsH gene encoding ATP-dependent zinc metalloprotease FtsH, with amino-acid sequence MNNNMFSKAAVWLVIALVLFTVFKQFDKPRVQEGVSYSQFMDDAKNGKVKNVVVQGRNLTVTPADGQKYQIVSPGDIWMVGDLMKYGVQVSGKADDEPNALMSALYYLGPTILIIVFWFYMMRQMQGGGKGGAFSFGKSRARLIDENNNAVNFSDVAGCDEAKEEVSELVDFLRDPQKFQKLGGRIPRGVLLVGPPGTGKTLLARAIAGEAKVPFFSISGSDFVEMFVGVGAARVRDMFEQAKKHAPCIVFIDEIDAVGRHRGAGMGGGNDEREQTLNQMLVEMDGFEANSGVIVIAATNRSDVLDKALLRPGRFDRQVYVGLPDIRGREQIMRVHLRKVPIANDVDAAVIARGTPGFSGADLANLVNEAALFAARRGKRIVEMQDFEDAKDKIFMGPERKSAVIREEAKRATAYHESGHAVIAKLLPKADPVHKVTIIPRGRALGVTWQLPEHDNETYSKDYLLDRLAILFGGRVAEELFLNLISTGASDDFNKATQTARAMVARFGMTDALGPMVYVDDESDNGPFGRGFTRTISEATQQKVDGEIRRVLDEQYNLARRLLEENRDKVEAMTAALMEWETIDADQINDIMEGRPPRSPKSSPAVGGDSSGGGTTAEVKTGNAPAPASPA; translated from the coding sequence TTGAACAACAATATGTTTTCGAAGGCAGCAGTGTGGCTGGTGATTGCACTGGTGCTGTTTACAGTGTTCAAGCAGTTCGACAAGCCCCGCGTCCAGGAAGGTGTGTCCTATTCGCAGTTCATGGACGACGCCAAGAACGGCAAGGTCAAGAACGTCGTCGTGCAGGGGCGCAACCTCACCGTCACTCCGGCTGATGGCCAGAAATACCAGATCGTGTCGCCCGGCGACATCTGGATGGTCGGCGATCTGATGAAGTACGGCGTGCAGGTCAGCGGCAAGGCCGACGACGAGCCCAATGCGCTGATGTCCGCGCTGTATTACCTCGGGCCGACGATCCTCATCATCGTGTTCTGGTTCTACATGATGAGACAGATGCAGGGAGGCGGCAAAGGCGGCGCATTCTCGTTCGGGAAATCGCGCGCGCGGCTGATCGACGAGAACAACAACGCGGTCAACTTCTCCGACGTCGCAGGCTGCGACGAAGCGAAGGAAGAGGTGTCCGAGCTCGTCGACTTCCTGCGCGACCCGCAGAAATTCCAGAAGCTGGGCGGCCGCATTCCGCGCGGCGTGCTGCTGGTCGGCCCTCCGGGTACCGGCAAGACGCTGCTCGCCCGCGCAATCGCCGGTGAAGCGAAGGTGCCGTTCTTCAGCATCTCGGGTTCCGACTTCGTCGAAATGTTCGTCGGCGTGGGTGCGGCCCGCGTGCGCGACATGTTCGAGCAGGCGAAGAAGCACGCACCGTGCATCGTGTTCATCGACGAAATCGACGCGGTCGGTCGCCATCGCGGCGCCGGCATGGGCGGCGGCAACGACGAACGCGAGCAGACGTTGAACCAGATGCTGGTCGAGATGGACGGCTTCGAGGCGAACTCGGGCGTGATCGTGATCGCCGCGACGAACCGCTCCGACGTGCTCGACAAGGCGCTGCTGCGCCCGGGCCGTTTCGACCGTCAGGTCTATGTCGGGCTGCCGGACATCCGCGGCCGCGAGCAGATCATGCGCGTGCACCTGCGCAAGGTGCCGATCGCCAACGACGTCGACGCAGCCGTCATCGCACGCGGCACGCCGGGCTTCTCGGGCGCCGACCTCGCGAACCTCGTCAACGAAGCGGCGCTGTTCGCCGCACGCCGCGGCAAGCGGATCGTCGAAATGCAGGATTTCGAGGACGCGAAGGACAAGATCTTCATGGGTCCGGAGCGCAAGTCGGCCGTCATTCGCGAGGAAGCGAAGCGGGCGACGGCTTATCACGAGTCGGGCCATGCGGTCATCGCCAAGCTGCTGCCGAAGGCCGACCCGGTGCACAAGGTCACGATCATCCCGCGCGGTCGCGCGCTGGGCGTCACGTGGCAGCTGCCGGAGCATGACAACGAAACGTACTCGAAGGATTATCTGCTCGACCGTCTGGCGATCCTGTTCGGTGGCCGCGTGGCCGAGGAGCTGTTCCTGAACCTGATCAGCACCGGCGCGTCGGACGACTTCAACAAGGCGACGCAGACGGCGCGCGCGATGGTCGCCCGGTTCGGGATGACCGATGCGCTCGGGCCGATGGTCTACGTCGACGACGAGAGCGACAATGGCCCGTTCGGGCGCGGCTTCACGCGCACGATCTCGGAAGCGACGCAACAGAAGGTCGACGGCGAAATCCGCCGCGTGCTCGACGAGCAGTACAACCTCGCGCGGCGCCTGCTCGAAGAGAACCGCGACAAGGTCGAGGCAATGACGGCCGCGCTGATGGAGTGGGAAACGATCGACGCCGATCAGATCAACGACATCATGGAAGGGCGCCCGCCGCGCTCGCCGAAGAGCTCGCCGGCGGTCGGCGGCGACTCGTCGGGCGGCGGCACGACCGCCGAGGTGAAGACCGGCAACGCGCCGGCGCCGGCTTCCCCGGCCTGA
- a CDS encoding YhbY family RNA-binding protein produces MPALSLSPAERSALRSQAHALKPVVLIGAEGLTDAVLKEIKVHLAAHQLIKIRVFGDERDERVAIYDEICDRLNAAPIQHIGKLLVIWKPEAPVAAPSRRRAGALPSAAEAAEDRKGRAPRTVKVVKVSPNASPVRRPKPVKVLVRGNERVTAGGTVKRAKKRQASTKRPHQGK; encoded by the coding sequence ATGCCCGCCCTTTCGCTTTCCCCCGCCGAGCGCTCCGCGCTGCGCTCCCAGGCCCATGCGCTCAAGCCCGTCGTGCTGATCGGCGCCGAGGGGCTCACCGACGCCGTGCTGAAGGAAATCAAGGTCCACCTTGCCGCCCACCAGCTGATCAAGATCCGCGTGTTCGGCGACGAGCGCGACGAGCGCGTCGCGATTTACGACGAGATCTGCGATCGCCTGAACGCGGCGCCGATCCAGCACATCGGCAAGCTGCTGGTGATCTGGAAGCCCGAGGCGCCCGTGGCCGCCCCGTCCCGCCGCCGCGCCGGCGCGCTGCCGAGCGCAGCCGAAGCCGCCGAGGATCGCAAAGGCCGTGCGCCGCGCACCGTGAAGGTCGTCAAGGTGTCGCCGAACGCGAGCCCCGTGCGTCGCCCGAAGCCGGTCAAGGTCCTCGTGCGCGGCAACGAGCGCGTGACCGCGGGCGGCACCGTGAAGCGTGCGAAAAAGCGTCAGGCCAGCACGAAGCGGCCGCACCAGGGCAAGTAA